A stretch of Komagataella phaffii GS115 chromosome 2, complete sequence DNA encodes these proteins:
- a CDS encoding Cyclin-dependent protein kinase regulatory subunit and adaptor, whose protein sequence is MSKPRYLSDSERARVLEFQDMIHYSARYSDDQYEYRHVILPKQMLKVIPQDYFNSETGTLRILLEEEWRGLGITQSLGWYHYETHAPEPHILLFKRDLQ, encoded by the coding sequence ATGTCAAAACCAAGATACCTCTCTGACAGTGAAAGGGCTCGTGTGCTGGAGTTCCAGGATATGATTCATTACTCGGCAAGGTACTCAGATGACCAATATGAATATAGACACGTAATTCTCCCCAAACAGATGCTCAAGGTGATTCCTCAAGATTATTTCAACTCGGAGACTGGTACTTTGAGAATCTtactggaagaagagtGGCGTGGATTGGGTATTACCCAGAGTCTAGGCTGGTATCATTACGAGACACATGCTCCCGAGCCTCACATTttattgttcaagagaGATTTGCAGTAG
- a CDS encoding Plasma membrane ATP binding cassette (ABC) transporter codes for MSEVEKFEGSEEAIQRLARTLTNQSSLSFTSHQSSEKSGASDVMLSRASTRVSQLTVPGESPFDLGDPRLDPQSDQFSAKYWIKNLQKLHLGDTDYYKPASLGILYRNLRCEGENVEADYQTTVFNVIPKYLTKWTRKVASSTKKIDILSGIDGMICHGDLVVVLGRPGAGCTTLLKTIASQTYGFKVSDDSLITYDGLTPHDIRGTNRGDVIYNAETEMHFPHLTVWQTLLLASRLKVPQNRIPGISRELYAEHITQVYMEMFGVSHTKNTKVGDSFVRGVSGGERKRVSIVEACLCNAKLQCWDNATRGLDSATALNFVKSLRLSCDTLQTTSLVSIYQSSQEAYDLFDKVILLYEGRQIFFGPTNRAKKFFQDMGFHCPKRQTTADFLTSLTSPSERIPRQGWEGKVPQTPDEFEQRWKSSPEYEALMMEIDNSLGDIERNKQQYLEDLHSSHVAQQSNHVRPSSAYTVSYSMQVKYATIRSFQRILGNISQQLTNLGGHVIIAFVISSMFYNLAATTDNFYFRGSCIFFGTLFNSFSSVLEIFALYESRPIVEKHKQYGLYHPSADAIASIISEVPIKVLNCVIFNVILYFMVHLRREPGPFFFFLLNGFTSTFVMSHIYRTIGAMTKSLSQAMTPASVILLALSMYAGFIVPKANMLGWSKWINYINPVGYAFEAIMINEFHGRNFTCDSFIPSGGAYDLLPIESRSCSTVGSVTGEATVSGTRYLREAFDFLHSHKWRNYGIQVGYVVFFFFTYILLVEINPSAKQKGERTIFQRSFMKRPRFVHENAKDIENNASSEKVSTLGEEKDANEVAIQTGERIFHWQNVTYTIPYEGKRRTLLSNVDGWVKPGSLTALMGVSGAGKTTLLDVLADRISYGVITGDFFVNGQVRDASFQRSTGYVQQQDLHLDTSTVREALLFSACLRQSESIPYKEKADYVEEIIDLLEMRLYADAVVGVPGEGLNVEQRKRLTIGVELVAKPDLLLFLDEPTSGLDSQTAWSICQLMKKLSNKGQAILCTIHQPSSLLFQEFDRLLLLQTGGETVYFGDVGPRSQTLIQYFEKHGASKCPKEANPAEWMLKVISDPSKNYHDIWVNSEEYSSVNAELDNMRESLAKLPYDKDSKESQKSYATSPVKQFYYVIHRILQQYYRTPSYIWSKLILSSVSCLFNGFTFFDPKNSIQGLQNQMFSVFMMCVMLPVLLEQYIPHFVKQRNLYEARERPSKTFSWPIFILSQVVAEIPWMLVAGTISFFCWYYPAGLYKNAGHLDQTTERGALVWLLVVAYFVYTATMATMCIAGISVETTAANVAVVLFCMSLMFAGVLKQKDALPGFWKFMYYVSPFTWFIQSILTAGLANAPVVCSATEMLQFPAYGNQTCGEFMAPYMAVAGGYLANSSTQDCAFCQMNNTNVFLATLDAHYSQRWRNWGIFVCYAAINTAITVFIYWLVRVPKENDIIRIIHNRVIHRIRSLRTKPKKSSEQ; via the coding sequence ATGTCAGAAGTCgaaaagtttgaaggcAGTGAAGAAGCCATTCAAAGGCTGGCTCGTACCTTGACCAACCAATCTTCATTGTCTTTTACTTCTCATCAAAGCTCAGAGAAAAGTGGTGCTTCGGATGTTATGCTATCCCGAGCTTCCACTAGAGTCTCCCAACTCACCGTTCCTGGAGAGTCTCCCTTTGACTTAGGTGATCCTAGACTAGATCCACAGTCCGACCAGTTTTCTGCCAAGTATTGGATAAAGAATCTGCAAAAGTTGCACCTAGGTGATACTGACTATTATAAACCGGCCTCTCTTGGAATTTTGTATCGGAACCTTCGCTGTGAAGgtgaaaatgttgaagcTGATTATCAGACGACTGTGTTCAACGTTATTCCCAAGTATTTGACAAAGTGGACTAGAAAAGTAGCAAGCAGCACCAAAAAGATTGATATTCTAAGTGGAATTGATGGTATGATATGTCACGGTGATCTGGTGGTTGTCCTGGGTAGGCCAGGTGCTGGATGCACAACCCTATTAAAGACAATTGCGTCACAAACATACGGTTTCAAAGTAAGTGATGACTCTCTCATAACTTATGACGGTCTTACTCCCCATGATATCAGGGGTACAAATAGAGGAGATGTCATTTATAATGCGGAGACAGAGATGCATTTTCCTCATTTGACAGTCTGGCAGACCTTACTGCTGGCTTCAAGGTTGAAGGTACCACAGAATCGTATTCCTGGAATTTCTAGAGAGCTTTATGCTGAGCACATCACTCAAGTTTACATGGAGATGTTTGGGGTTTCCCACACCAAGAATACCAAAGTTGGAGATTCATTTGTCAGAGGTGTTTCGGGTGGTGAGAGGAAAAGAGTTTCGATAGTTGAAGCTTGTCTATGCAATGCGAAATTGCAATGCTGGGACAATGCCACTAGAGGTCTGGATTCTGCTACTGCCTTGAATTTTGTTAAGTCTTTGAGATTATCTTGTGATACCCTTCAAACTActtctttggtttcaaTTTATCAGTCTTCTCAAGAGGCTTATGATCTGTTTGACAAGGTGATTCTGCTGTACGAGGGAAGACagattttctttggtcCCACAAATCGGGCtaaaaagttcttccaagaTATGGGATTCCATTGTCCTAAACGTCAGACAACTGCAGACTTTTTAACTTCTTTAACCAGCCCCAGCGAGAGAATTCCTAGGCAAGGTTGGGAAGGCAAAGTTCCTCAAACACCAGACGAATTTGAACAGCGATGGAAATCAAGTCCTGAATATGAGGctttgatgatggaaaTTGATAACTCTTTGGGAGacattgaaagaaacaaacagCAGTACCTAGAAGACCTGCATAGTTCGCATGTTGCCCAACAATCAAATCATGTGAGACCTTCCTCTGCCTACACCGTTTCATATTCGATGCAGGTCAAATACGCAACCATTCGGTCATTTCAACGAATTCTCGGTAATATATCCCAGCAGCTAACAAATCTGGGAGGACATGTCATCATTGCCTTCGttatttcatcaatgttcTACAATTTGGCCGCTACAACCGATAACTTCTACTTCCGGGGTTCATGTATTTTTTTTGGTACACTATTCAATTCGTTTTCTTCcgttttggaaatttttgCTCTTTACGAATCCCGTCCCATTGTCGAAAAGCACAAACAGTACGGTTTATACCACCCTTCAGCAGATGCTATTGCTTCCATAATTTCTGAAGTGCCGATAAAAGTGCTCAATTGTGTCATTTTTAATGTGATCTTATATTTTATGGTACATTTAAGACGAGAGCCAGGCccattcttctttttccttttaAACGGGTTCACGTCGACTTTTGTGATGTCTCATATTTATAGAACTATTGGAGCAATGACAAAATCACTGTCACAAGCAATGACACCAGCATCCGTGATATTGCTTGCTTTGTCGATGTATGCTGGTTTCATTGTTCCTAAGGCAAATATGTTAGGCTGGTCTAAGTGGATTAATTATATCAATCCTGTTGGTTACGCTTTTGAGGCGATAATGATTAACGAATTCCATGGCAGAAACTTTACCTGTGATTCCTTCATTCCAAGTGGAGGCGCTTATGACTTGTTACCCATAGAAAGTCGTTCTTGCTCAACAGTTGGCTCAGTTACAGGGGAGGCAACTGTTAGTGGAACTAGATACTTGAGGGAGGcatttgattttcttcactCACATAAGTGGAGAAACTATGGAATTCAGGTTGGTTATGTTgtgttttttttcttcacGTATATTTTACTGGTGGAAATCAATCCTTCTGCAAAGCAGAAAGGTGAAagaacaatttttcaaagatctttcatGAAACGTCCAAGGTTTGTTCACGAAAATGCAAAggatattgaaaataatgCCAGTTCAGAGAAGGTTTCTACTTTAGGCGAGGAAAAGGATGCGAATGAAGTTGCAATACAAACTGGAGAgagaatttttcattggCAAAACGTAACTTATACCATTCCGTACGAAGGAAAACGGAGAACTCTTTTGAGTAATGTTGATGGATGGGTTAAGCCTGGATCTTTAACCGCACTTATGGGCGTTTCCGGTGCAGGTAAGACAACACTGCTGGATGTATTGGCTGACCGAATAAGTTATGGTGTTATCACTGGTGATTTCTTCGTGAACGGACAGGTGAGGGATGCATCATTTCAAAGGTCCACTGGATATGTTCAACAACAGGACTTACATTTGGATACTTCAACTGTTAGAGAAGCTCTATTGTTCTCTGCATGTCTCCGACAATCTGAGTCAATTCCTTATAAGGAAAAAGCAGATTATGTTGAAGAGATCATAGATCTTTTAGAAATGAGATTATACGCTGACGCTGTAGTTGGTGTTCCGGGTGAAGGACTTAACGTCGAACAAAGGAAGAGACTAACAATTGGAGTTGAACTAGTTGCAAAGCCCGATCTTTTACTATTCCTGGACGAGCCCACCTCTGGTTTGGATTCTCAAACAGCTTGGTCAATTTGtcaattgatgaaaaaacTGTCAAATAAGGGACAAGCCATTCTGTGTACTATTCACCAGCCATCGTCGTTACtgtttcaagaatttgatcGTCTGCTTTTACTTCAAACTGGTGGTGAAACCGTTTACTTTGGGGACGTGGGGCCAAGATCTCAGACACTAATCCAGTATTTTGAGAAACATGGCGCATCCAAATGCCCAAAGGAAGCAAACCCTGCAGAGTGGATGTTGAAAGTAATTAGCgatccttcaaagaattatCATGATATTTGGGTCAATTCTGAAGAATATAGTTCGGTGAACGCTGAACTCGATAACATGAGAGAATCCCTAGCAAAGCTTCCATATGATAAAGACTCAAAAGAGTCCCAAAAATCATATGCCACGAGTCCAGTCAAACAATTCTACTATGTGATCCACAGGATTCTCCAGCAGTACTATAGAACACCCTCATACATCTGGAGTAAATTGATTCTATCTTCGGTTTCATGCCTGTTCAATGGATTCACTTTTTTCGACCCCAAAAATTCGATACAGGGacttcaaaatcaaatgttCTCCGTTTTCATGATGTGTGTCATGCTACCGGTCTTACTTGAGCAATACATCCCCCATTTTGTCAAGCAAAGAAACTTGTATGAAGCCAGAGAACGcccttcaaaaactttttcatgGCCGATTTTCATTTTATCTCAGGTAGTTGCCGAGATCCCTTGGATGCTTGTTGCAGGAACGATTTCGTTCTTTTGCTGGTACTACCCCGCTGGCCTCTATAAAAATGCCGGCCATCTAGACCAAACGACGGAAAGGGGAGCGTTAGTTTGGCTGCTTGTCGTTGCCTATTTTGTCTACACTGCTACTATGGCCACAATGTGTATTGCAGGTATCTCGGTGGaaacaacagcagcaaaCGTTGCGGTAGTTCTATTCTGTATGAGTCTAATGTTTGCTGGTGTTTTGAAACAGAAGGATGCACTTCCTGGATTTTGGAAGTTCATGTACTACGTTTCCCCATTCACATGGTTCATTCAAAGTATTCTGACCGCGGGTTTAGCCAATGCTCCTGTAGTGTGCTCAGCCACAGAAATGTTACAGTTCCCAGCTTATGGCAACCAGACTTGTGGAGAGTTCATGGCTCCTTATATGGCGGTCGCTGGCGGGTATCTCGCCAACTCTTCCACTCAAGATTGCGCATTTTGCCAAATGAACAATACGAACGTTTTCTTGGCTACCCTGGATGCTCACTACTCGCAAAGATGGAGGAATTGGGGTATTTTCGTTTGCTACGCGGCTATCAACACTGCAATTACCGTGTTTATTTACTGGCTTGTGAGAGTGCCAAAGGAGAATGATATAATACGAATCATTCATAACAGAGTCATTCACCGAATTCGTTCATTGCGAACAAAACCCAAAAAATCTTCAGAGCAGTAG